A genomic stretch from Antarcticibacterium flavum includes:
- a CDS encoding peroxiredoxin — MSTLRLGDKAPNFDAETSEGKINFYDYLGDSWGILFSHPADYTPVCTTELGAAAKYKDEFEKRDVKMMALSVDGVESHKDWIKDINETQNTTVNFPIIADEDRKVSDLYDMIHPNADDTLTVRSVYVIGPDKTIKLMITYPASTGRNFEELLRVIDSLQLTLNHKVATPANWKHGEDVVISPSISNEDAKNMFPKGFKEIKPYLRMTPQPEGRNGQPQASGKSGDEASKIFPKGFRE, encoded by the coding sequence ATGAGCACATTAAGATTAGGAGACAAGGCGCCGAATTTCGATGCGGAAACTTCAGAAGGAAAGATCAATTTCTACGATTACCTGGGAGACAGCTGGGGAATCCTCTTTTCCCACCCGGCAGATTACACCCCGGTGTGCACCACCGAGCTTGGCGCGGCTGCCAAATACAAGGACGAGTTTGAAAAGCGGGATGTGAAGATGATGGCCCTGAGTGTAGATGGTGTGGAATCCCATAAAGACTGGATCAAGGACATCAACGAAACGCAGAATACCACGGTGAATTTCCCGATTATAGCCGATGAAGACAGGAAAGTATCAGATCTTTATGATATGATCCACCCGAACGCCGATGATACCCTTACAGTAAGATCGGTTTATGTGATAGGGCCGGATAAGACCATCAAACTTATGATCACCTACCCTGCCAGTACGGGACGGAATTTTGAGGAATTACTTCGGGTAATAGACTCCCTGCAACTAACCCTAAATCACAAAGTAGCAACTCCCGCGAACTGGAAACATGGGGAAGATGTGGTAATAAGCCCATCGATCTCCAATGAGGATGCAAAGAATATGTTTCCGAAAGGCTTTAAGGAAATCAAACCTTACCTGCGAATGACTCCGCAACCCGAGGGGCGCAATGGACAGCCGCAAGCTTCAGGCAAATCTGGTGATGAAGCAAGTAAGATATTTCCGAAAGGGTTTAGGGAATAG
- a CDS encoding Mpo1 family 2-hydroxy fatty acid dioxygenase gives MKPLNQWFAEYAVSHQNETNKAIHYICVPAIFFSIVGLLMSIPPGFLANIFPGSVPMLENWAVVVLIPVMIFYFRLQVQMALKVLIFAVLCIVGNYYISLVAPLWLVSIIIFAVAWVGQFYGHKVEGKKPSFLKDLQFLLIGPAWVIDNLFSKKKSLESRV, from the coding sequence ATGAAACCACTAAACCAATGGTTCGCAGAATATGCTGTAAGCCACCAGAACGAGACTAACAAGGCTATACATTACATTTGTGTGCCTGCCATTTTCTTTTCTATTGTAGGATTGCTAATGAGCATCCCGCCGGGATTTCTGGCAAATATTTTTCCGGGTTCCGTGCCAATGCTGGAGAATTGGGCTGTAGTTGTGCTCATTCCGGTGATGATATTTTACTTCAGGCTGCAGGTGCAAATGGCTCTTAAGGTGTTAATTTTTGCTGTGCTTTGTATAGTGGGGAATTATTATATATCACTGGTCGCGCCTTTGTGGCTGGTTTCGATTATCATTTTTGCGGTTGCCTGGGTAGGTCAGTTCTATGGGCATAAAGTAGAAGGCAAAAAACCTTCTTTTTTAAAAGACCTGCAATTCCTGCTAATTGGTCCCGCCTGGGTGATTGATAATCTGTTCAGTAAAAAAAAGAGTCTGGAATCTAGAGTCTAG
- a CDS encoding IS4 family transposase, which produces MDKITRNSGMPVLGQLLSFIPRRNFNRLVGQLGTDRYTKRFTSWDHLVCMLFAVIENVGGLRELCSGLAAHNQSLKHLGMSSMPCRSTVSDANMRRCSELFEKTFISIYKQHYRFFSDSNIPKNEKWLSRLFLVDSTTVTLFKNIMKACGNAMANGRRKGGVKIHTGMWLKEQVPSLIMITKAAENDKNFMPRFKKLPAQTIVVFDKAYLNFGLFIHWSKNDVSFVSRLHKRCKVTWGNYNLLTKEDEQYGILGDCRAELGHSQQKQKVKCRIIKFYDNKEQREIEFITNDMQLAACTIAEIYKQRWQIELLFKRLKQNLKITSFIGDNENAIRIQIWCALIADLLVQIARKGSRRCRLSYSVICGLFRLHLMNYVRVTDLLLKSADPNIYPKNIQLAPNLFDLGPP; this is translated from the coding sequence ATGGACAAAATTACAAGAAATTCTGGAATGCCAGTTCTCGGACAGCTGTTATCTTTTATTCCCCGACGCAATTTTAACCGTTTAGTTGGCCAATTAGGTACAGATCGCTATACCAAACGATTTACATCCTGGGATCACCTGGTCTGTATGTTGTTTGCGGTTATTGAGAATGTTGGCGGACTACGTGAGTTATGCTCTGGTTTAGCAGCACATAATCAAAGTTTAAAACATTTAGGAATGAGTTCTATGCCATGCAGAAGCACCGTGAGTGATGCTAATATGCGCCGGTGTTCTGAGTTGTTTGAAAAAACCTTTATAAGCATATATAAGCAGCACTATCGTTTTTTCTCGGACAGCAATATACCTAAAAATGAAAAATGGCTCTCTAGGCTGTTTTTGGTTGACTCTACCACTGTTACGTTATTCAAGAATATAATGAAGGCCTGTGGTAACGCTATGGCCAATGGGAGGCGTAAAGGAGGTGTCAAAATACATACAGGAATGTGGCTAAAAGAACAGGTTCCTTCCTTAATAATGATTACTAAGGCAGCGGAAAATGATAAAAATTTTATGCCCCGATTTAAAAAACTTCCTGCACAGACTATTGTAGTTTTTGATAAGGCATACTTAAATTTTGGTTTATTTATTCATTGGAGTAAAAACGATGTCAGTTTTGTAAGCCGACTGCACAAAAGATGCAAAGTAACTTGGGGGAATTATAACCTCTTAACTAAGGAGGATGAGCAATATGGCATATTGGGAGACTGTAGAGCAGAATTAGGGCATAGCCAACAAAAACAAAAAGTAAAATGCCGCATTATAAAGTTTTATGATAACAAAGAGCAACGGGAAATTGAATTTATTACCAATGATATGCAGCTGGCTGCCTGCACTATTGCAGAAATATACAAGCAGCGATGGCAAATTGAACTTTTATTTAAAAGACTCAAGCAAAACCTCAAGATCACCAGCTTTATTGGCGATAATGAGAATGCAATACGTATTCAAATCTGGTGTGCACTTATAGCAGATTTACTGGTCCAAATAGCTCGAAAAGGGTCGCGACGTTGTAGATTATCTTATTCGGTGATTTGCGGGCTATTTAGACTTCATTTAATGAATTATGTGAGAGTTACAGACTTACTTTTAAAATCAGCAGATCCTAACATTTATCCTAAAAATATACAGCTTGCACCTAATCTTTTTGATCTAGGGCCCCCATAG
- a CDS encoding tRNA-binding protein — protein sequence MLSWNEFEKVEMRIGTIIKVEDFPEARNPAYKLHIDFGAELGIRKSSAQITTRYKKEDLLNRQVVAVVNFPKKQIATFMSECLVLGAVGPDNDIVLLNPDFPVENGLRVG from the coding sequence ATGCTCTCCTGGAACGAATTTGAAAAAGTAGAAATGCGAATAGGAACCATCATCAAGGTAGAGGATTTTCCCGAAGCCCGGAATCCCGCTTACAAGCTGCATATTGATTTTGGAGCCGAACTGGGCATCAGGAAATCTTCAGCACAGATCACCACCCGGTATAAAAAGGAGGACCTTCTAAACCGGCAGGTCGTAGCGGTTGTAAACTTTCCGAAGAAACAAATCGCAACTTTCATGAGTGAATGCCTGGTGCTTGGAGCTGTTGGGCCTGATAATGACATCGTACTGCTTAATCCTGACTTTCCGGTGGAGAACGGGTTAAGGGTAGGGTAG
- a CDS encoding TonB-dependent receptor translates to MLKNFLFLFLAFTSTLVYSQNTFRAEIRDAENNTPLLGANVAVSATTMGATANEDGVVVIENLPDGTYTIQISFLGYEDEELVVEFPEDHNRLFQISLQPGGEEMEEVIIAATRSRRTIVDLPTRVEVISGEELEEKGNMKPGDIRMLLNETTGIQTQQTSATSYNSSIRIHGLEGKYTQLLKDGFPLYSGFSGGLSLLQIVPLDLQQVEVIKGSSSTLYGEGAIAGLVNLVSRTPGEERKLNLLLNGTSALGLDVSGFYSEKYGKLGANVFASYNLGSPYDPSDVGFTAIPEFRRYTINPRLFYDFNERTSLDIGVNTVIEERIGGDIDFIEGRQVQDPYFEKNNTERITTRASLSTNFENGSYLNIKNSFSFFDRRIEIADYVFSGKQFASFNEATYHFGNPDLEWIIGANLWVDSFDQEENVNSRVVDYNYITTGAFLQNTWKITEILSLESGLRTDYHNEFGLFVLPRFSAMANFNSNWTARVGGGFGYKTPTVFTEDAERRQFRNVLPLDVENTEAERSIGGNLDVNYRNSILGTIDFTGNLLFFYTKVDDPVILVNTFPYTFEYLQPDGFIDTRGIEANFTFGYADFKLFTGYTLADVNRHYNGIKTEMPLVATHRLNNVLMYEVEEKWKIGLEGYYFSPQKLSDGTTGQEYWIFGLMMERLWENFSLFLNFENFTDTRQTRFDSIYSGSRSNPQFRDIYAPVDGFVVNGGVKIKL, encoded by the coding sequence ATGCTGAAAAATTTCCTTTTCCTGTTCCTTGCTTTCACTTCAACGCTGGTATATAGCCAAAATACCTTTCGGGCAGAGATCAGGGATGCAGAAAATAATACTCCATTACTTGGGGCCAATGTAGCAGTAAGTGCAACAACTATGGGAGCTACTGCCAATGAAGATGGCGTAGTGGTAATTGAGAATTTGCCTGATGGTACCTATACTATCCAAATAAGTTTCCTTGGTTATGAAGATGAAGAGCTGGTAGTAGAATTTCCTGAAGATCATAACAGGTTATTTCAAATATCCCTGCAGCCGGGAGGGGAGGAGATGGAGGAGGTGATCATTGCCGCTACCCGTTCCCGCCGCACCATTGTTGATCTTCCCACGCGGGTGGAGGTTATAAGCGGGGAGGAGCTGGAGGAGAAAGGTAATATGAAACCCGGCGATATCCGGATGTTGCTTAATGAGACTACAGGGATACAAACCCAGCAAACATCTGCCACCTCCTATAATTCGAGTATCAGGATCCACGGACTGGAGGGGAAATACACTCAACTGCTTAAGGATGGATTCCCATTATACTCCGGATTTTCAGGTGGATTGAGCCTTCTTCAAATCGTGCCGCTGGACCTGCAACAGGTGGAGGTGATCAAGGGCTCTTCATCTACTCTATATGGAGAGGGGGCTATTGCGGGATTGGTGAACCTGGTTTCCCGTACCCCGGGAGAGGAGAGAAAACTCAACCTCCTGCTTAACGGAACTTCTGCCCTGGGGCTGGATGTGAGTGGATTTTATTCAGAAAAATACGGCAAACTGGGAGCTAATGTTTTTGCGTCCTATAATCTAGGATCCCCCTATGACCCTTCAGATGTTGGCTTTACCGCAATCCCTGAATTCAGGAGATACACCATCAACCCTCGCCTGTTCTATGATTTCAATGAGCGCACCAGCCTTGACATTGGGGTTAACACCGTAATTGAGGAGCGCATTGGTGGGGATATTGATTTTATTGAAGGCAGGCAGGTGCAGGACCCGTATTTTGAAAAGAATAATACCGAAAGGATCACCACCCGAGCCTCCCTGAGCACCAATTTTGAAAATGGTTCTTATCTAAATATAAAAAACAGTTTTAGCTTTTTTGATCGAAGGATCGAAATTGCTGATTATGTTTTTAGCGGGAAACAGTTTGCGTCCTTCAACGAAGCTACTTATCATTTTGGCAATCCCGACCTGGAATGGATAATAGGCGCCAACCTGTGGGTGGATAGCTTTGACCAGGAGGAGAATGTGAATTCCAGGGTAGTGGATTACAATTACATTACCACCGGCGCATTTCTTCAAAACACCTGGAAGATCACAGAGATCCTTAGTCTGGAATCGGGTTTAAGGACAGATTATCACAATGAATTTGGATTGTTTGTACTTCCAAGATTCTCTGCCATGGCCAATTTTAACTCCAACTGGACCGCGAGAGTGGGAGGAGGGTTTGGTTACAAAACCCCCACTGTATTTACCGAGGATGCAGAGCGCAGACAGTTCAGGAATGTGCTGCCGCTGGATGTGGAAAATACAGAGGCTGAAAGATCCATTGGAGGGAACCTGGATGTAAATTATCGCAACAGCATACTGGGAACTATCGATTTTACAGGGAACCTGCTCTTCTTTTATACAAAGGTTGATGACCCCGTTATCCTGGTAAATACTTTCCCTTATACATTTGAATACCTGCAGCCGGATGGGTTTATTGATACCAGGGGGATCGAGGCAAATTTCACATTTGGTTATGCCGATTTCAAATTATTCACCGGCTATACGCTGGCAGATGTCAACAGGCACTATAACGGCATCAAAACAGAAATGCCCCTGGTCGCAACTCACCGGCTGAATAATGTCCTGATGTATGAGGTAGAGGAGAAGTGGAAGATAGGCTTGGAAGGATATTACTTCAGTCCGCAAAAGCTAAGCGACGGCACAACCGGGCAGGAATACTGGATCTTTGGGTTGATGATGGAAAGGTTATGGGAAAATTTCTCTCTTTTCCTCAATTTCGAAAACTTCACCGATACGCGTCAAACCCGCTTCGACAGTATCTATTCCGGCTCAAGATCCAATCCGCAGTTCAGGGATATCTATGCTCCTGTAGATGGGTTTGTGGTGAATGGAGGGGTGAAGATCAAGCTTTGA
- a CDS encoding M14 family metallopeptidase encodes MKYFFYPLLLLLSLQAYSQDDLDLSYYLPQDISYDENITKPQEVLGYIPGEWHVTHDLLLSYMRTLAEESPRITLETRGKTYEGRPLILLTITSPENHSNLEQIRQDHLKLTRENSGSLNTANMPIVVNQGFSIHGNEASGSNAALLAAYYLAAGQGPKIDELLENTIILFDPSFNPDGLQRFAYWANTNRSHNLNPDPQDREFSEVWPGGRTNHYWFDMNRDWLPAQLPESRARIETFHKWHPNILTDHHEMGSNSSFFFQPGIPSRTHPLTPQMNQDLTKEIGTYHAAALDKIGSLYYTEEDYDDFYYGKGSTFPDINGSIGILFEQGSSRGHVQETNNGLLTFPFTIRNQFTTALSTLEAAVGMREKILNFQRDFYENARKSTGKGAYVFGNSKDPATAWHLADILRRQQIEVHEVAGDFESNGKNYKKGAAYIVPKNQRQHRLVEAMFEKRTSFQDSLFYDISAWTFPLAFNLDFQEEVNIRNAGERIEEPAKPTVTAPARSEYAYLMEWHNYYAPKALNMILEKDLRATVAMQPFASGNKSYDYGTILIPVQNQELDANEIFELLKTVAEETGVEINAVTTGLTSGITLGSNKFRPLEPQKVAMIVGDGITPYDAGEIWHLFDQRYDMKITKLDTRNFNRADLSSYTAIILPNSWGGALGKSEADKLKTWVRNGGTLIGYKNTANWFRSNEFMKMELKKNEVKAENVTFEQARDFRGAQGIGGAIFQAKQDRSHPVNFGYKDDKIALFRDTTIFIEADSTSYNNPLQYTENPLLSGYISKPNLELIANTVPFKKTNLGSGQVILFTDNTNFRAFWFGTNKLLMNAIFFGEHM; translated from the coding sequence ATGAAATATTTCTTTTACCCCCTCCTGCTGCTTCTTTCGCTGCAGGCCTATTCCCAGGATGACCTGGACCTTAGTTATTACCTCCCGCAGGACATTTCGTATGATGAGAACATTACAAAACCCCAGGAAGTGCTGGGATATATACCCGGCGAGTGGCATGTGACCCACGACCTGCTGCTTTCCTATATGCGGACTTTAGCTGAAGAATCTCCGCGAATCACTCTGGAAACCCGGGGAAAGACCTATGAAGGAAGGCCGCTAATCCTTCTTACCATCACTTCGCCTGAAAATCATAGCAACCTGGAGCAAATACGCCAGGACCACCTGAAACTTACCCGGGAAAACAGCGGCAGCCTGAACACAGCCAATATGCCCATCGTGGTGAACCAGGGGTTCTCCATTCACGGGAATGAGGCCAGTGGTTCCAACGCCGCTCTTCTTGCAGCCTACTATCTTGCAGCAGGACAGGGCCCAAAAATTGATGAACTTCTTGAGAATACCATTATCCTCTTTGATCCTTCTTTTAATCCGGACGGGTTACAGCGTTTTGCATATTGGGCCAACACCAACAGGAGCCACAACCTAAATCCGGACCCGCAGGACAGGGAATTCAGCGAAGTATGGCCGGGTGGCAGGACCAACCACTACTGGTTTGATATGAACCGGGACTGGCTGCCGGCACAATTACCTGAATCCCGTGCGCGAATAGAGACTTTTCATAAATGGCATCCAAATATCCTGACAGATCATCACGAGATGGGCTCCAACTCCTCGTTCTTTTTCCAGCCGGGGATACCTTCAAGGACTCACCCGCTTACGCCGCAAATGAACCAGGATCTTACCAAAGAGATTGGCACCTACCACGCCGCTGCACTGGATAAAATTGGTTCCCTTTATTATACTGAAGAGGATTACGATGATTTTTACTACGGAAAAGGTTCCACCTTCCCTGATATTAACGGAAGCATAGGAATTCTCTTTGAACAGGGAAGTTCCCGCGGGCATGTGCAGGAAACCAATAACGGGCTCCTCACCTTCCCATTCACTATAAGAAATCAATTTACTACCGCACTTTCCACCCTGGAAGCTGCAGTGGGTATGAGGGAAAAGATCCTTAATTTCCAGCGCGATTTTTATGAAAATGCACGCAAGTCGACAGGAAAAGGCGCCTATGTCTTTGGAAATTCCAAAGATCCCGCCACCGCCTGGCACCTGGCAGATATATTAAGACGCCAGCAAATTGAAGTTCATGAGGTTGCCGGGGATTTTGAATCCAATGGCAAGAACTATAAAAAAGGGGCGGCCTATATCGTTCCTAAAAATCAGAGGCAACACCGACTTGTAGAGGCTATGTTCGAAAAAAGGACCAGTTTCCAGGACAGCCTTTTCTATGACATCTCTGCCTGGACCTTCCCCCTTGCCTTCAACCTGGATTTCCAGGAGGAGGTCAACATACGCAATGCAGGCGAAAGGATAGAAGAGCCGGCAAAACCAACGGTCACTGCCCCTGCCCGCAGCGAATACGCTTACCTTATGGAGTGGCATAACTATTATGCACCAAAAGCCCTTAATATGATCCTGGAAAAGGACCTGCGGGCAACTGTGGCTATGCAACCCTTTGCCAGCGGAAACAAATCTTATGACTATGGCACCATACTTATTCCAGTTCAAAATCAGGAACTGGATGCAAACGAGATCTTTGAGTTACTCAAAACAGTGGCTGAAGAAACCGGAGTGGAGATCAATGCAGTAACTACCGGCCTCACTAGCGGGATAACCCTGGGAAGCAATAAATTCAGGCCATTGGAACCTCAAAAGGTTGCAATGATCGTGGGAGACGGGATCACCCCTTATGATGCCGGAGAGATCTGGCACCTGTTTGATCAACGTTACGACATGAAGATCACTAAACTGGACACACGTAATTTCAATCGTGCCGACCTTAGTTCCTATACGGCTATCATCCTTCCCAACAGCTGGGGTGGTGCTCTTGGTAAAAGTGAGGCAGACAAACTTAAAACCTGGGTTCGCAATGGAGGAACCTTAATAGGATATAAAAATACCGCCAACTGGTTCAGGAGCAACGAGTTCATGAAGATGGAGCTTAAGAAGAATGAAGTCAAAGCAGAAAATGTCACTTTTGAGCAGGCGAGAGACTTTAGAGGGGCACAGGGCATTGGAGGAGCGATCTTCCAGGCAAAACAGGACAGATCACACCCTGTGAATTTTGGTTATAAGGATGATAAAATAGCCCTGTTCAGGGATACAACCATTTTCATAGAAGCCGATTCCACCAGCTACAACAACCCGTTACAGTACACAGAGAATCCATTATTAAGCGGATACATAAGCAAGCCTAACCTGGAGTTGATCGCCAACACCGTTCCCTTCAAAAAGACCAATCTAGGCAGTGGTCAGGTTATCCTGTTTACAGATAATACAAACTTCCGGGCATTTTGGTTTGGAACTAATAAGTTGCTTATGAATGCGATCTTCTTTGGGGAGCATATGTAG